The Lytechinus variegatus isolate NC3 chromosome 7, Lvar_3.0, whole genome shotgun sequence genome includes the window attgattttaagcagtaaaaggaaaaataatgaaacatttatgaattttggctaagaacactatttgcattggatttgtacacaaattcacgtttttgagtaattttgggtctgcatgcacttacgaaatgctgcgtaattttggaaccgcgtacccgggggtcacaattttggtctcaaaagttgcgcgagacttgaaagtaaaaagtcagcgagcgacgcggtcaaaaaatttcgcgcggcggatttatcgcaaaaaatgtcgagggggggctgaatcagcccccccccagtctttttagggttaagggggggggggcaagctttCCAACACTATGCATGGTGTCTCATTGACTATGTGTTATAAATAGCTAgtcccactctctctctctttagaTATCTAATACAGAAAaattgttaaactatatttcgaTGATGTTAGGAATCATAAAATActgtataattatcattttccaAAGCAAACTGCaatggtttactttcgtaaactattaaaattggatatctggggggtacccatctcaatgtctacatgtgattttttagtcatgaaataaaatattcataattttattttctcagcaattgagTGCTCAGTgctccagtcttcatggtctaggtacatgtatatgtatgatacccgggaggggggggcacttacattgacgagtggataccatgcgtgacccaaaaaacatgtaaaaaggatgtctttttcacggtAGGGCACGTAaggtacgtaacgtgataagggtgtcaaaaacacaaaaatgaaaaaaggtatctatttcactagtaAAATTGTGTGTTTAGGGTCGAttttgtggggatgataaaactaaattaaaatgtttgataaaggatgtcctttttgcgcAAGGcatagaaggtggggtcgtactaaaccaaataaggtaagccgacaaccgaaggacccgtaacaataaaacattcctgtacttgtttaggggttcatttcagggaatatttgacaagagtatcgttttgtttccaatacttgttaagggtagggtttcacacaccaatactagttaaggggtgcattttcagaatatggaatttacgtgtttagggtgcttttcgagaccccatggacgctcatggtatccacttgtgaatggaagtggtccccccttGTATGATACATGATTTACCGgtacctgtgctattatttttaaaagatgtaattcccaattcatctcaatatttgcaattttgtcataattttcttattgaaaattttgctattttgtgactaaagCTACGTCTCAGCTGCTTgtttttaccgatagtatcgatatcaaggtattcaaGTTAGGAAGCCTTTTGTGAAACAGGTTTAATCAGATTcaaactaactccgtggttggtggataaagatatgattaaCTTGttcaggtgttgagaaacgggccccaggagtcCACCGTGCATTTACCATAGACACAGGATTAGGGCACTCATTCATTGAACAAGGTCATGATAGTACCTCAGGCAAAGTTCGTGCATGCTCCACTCCACTATCGCTACACTACgcttcacctacatgtatccgGACTTCGGGACGGTGAACTCGATCAaatattccgagtgacaaaaGTGGGATCAAAAAGCGgtttattgtaataattataaagaaaaaaatgaaatgtgaaagaaaaaaaacttaatttcttactcttcacCCATATTTCACTCTGTGTCCATCCTTCAgttatcctcaaaattggtgattttgggcCAGTATCTTTTTCCTCACACATATTACTCAcagccgatttcaaaacattgcaTGCGGTCGGTCGTGCCTCTTTCTCCTattcctccttttcttcttttttttcgagCAACGACCatcttcctccttcttcttcgtTCCTCTTCTTCGTCCCTCTTCTTcgtccttcttcttctctttgtttttctttcctttaaaatctctatatcatttttattgctAATAGTATATTCTTGGTTTTCTTTGTGTAAAtataattttaccattttattatcataattcttTATATGTTGAGGaggaccccactggaaataagctttcAGGGGTCTtcctgtgcaagcctgttgTTTTTATTGCTATGGTATAGATGTTGTGTTGATATATGCtaaatgaaatcaatcaatcagtttACTAAATAAACCAGTCTAGTTCTGCCCACTCACTTTACTCGTCAGTGCAAGGTTAGTCCTGGTTAGGCTAGTTGCTACAAACCAGGGCTCCACAGTTACGCTCATCATGAGCTTGAGAAATATTTTTAGTTATTCATAATGAAGAATTTACGATTGTTGCTGTTATCAATCATATATGTTTGAAAGTAGCTTGACAGGTATTAAAAGAGCTCTTTTTGCATACGTAGTACAATGATGTACCAAATTACAGCAATgtgtgaaaagaaaaacaatatgaaatgaCACGCAGCCAGCTTTCCGCATTACATGTTTATCATGAAAAGTGTCTTTAGGCTTTACAGATTTAATAAAAGGGCTAACaaaatctaatctaaatgagttttcattttctgtttattttatttttgttgttgttaatgCAGGCTGTACGAAGTCTTGTCCCAAGGGCAGGCAAGAATTTCTCTACCTCGGCAAGGacacaaattgaaaataaagtgaAAGAATCCCAAACAAGATTCCAGGTATGTTGTAAgaaaatgtctttttattaaCAATCCACCACCACACAATAACTACATTTAAAAATCAtgactttccttcttttttaacTGGTTTGGAAAGAGGGCATACACATTTAGAATAACAATCTTGAGTAACTGACtatgtatgtacatgcatattatAACTTCCTATAACTCAAATGAAACCAATGTTCTTTGATTTGAACACTGTGTAAGAAGTTAGAGAATGCCAGACATTCTCCATTAAAGTGTTATTTCAGGTCATCAAGGGAAATGGGTTTGGGCAACTTGACGACCTAATCACTCTGCATTAGGGTTGCAAAGGACAGGAAACTTTCTGGAAATTTCAGAAAATTTCCATAGAAAGTTTCTAGAAATTTCAGCCACCAAGAATttgggatttaaaaaaaaaaaaaaaactgaatcaCTTGAGGTGTAACCTTTATACTTTGTAGTTTGTACGAAGATTTGTGAATATCTCATTAGAAGTGAATGAAGTgatggctgaaaatcaagttaggAATATTAAAGGGGGCAAGCTGTCCAACACTGCATGGTGTCTCATTGACTATGTGTTATAAATAGCTAGttccaccctctctctctctttagaTAACTAATACAGAAAATAGATATCTGGTATTTCATTTGTACAGAGAAACTATaatgttttgaaaagaaaagtgCTTGCTGAGGCCCCCATTCCACCGAGGGGAGACATTTGATGGTCCTTTGAAAaaccaaaaattggcaaggtcttatGTACAGCAGACTCCAAGATcattgaaatttgtcatctctgtggaatggctcagaaagactaCTCAAAGAACTGTGAAAGATATACGTTTTGTCTTACTGGACTTAGACAAGTCCTATAGATATCTTTCAAttgtctttcagagatcttttatgcaacacATCATACACATggtctttcagaattctttccatggactttccctggtctttcaatgatcgcTCACAAGTCTTATAGTGATCTCCGCAATTATGTCCCTCActaattcctttttttattttttgaattgtccagtatttcaatttttacagatttgacaataaggaccaatttgactgaaccataaataTTTAAGCAATGGTTCTTCCACATGTTTGGTAGGaataaactttgtttcacatgacagtgGAAGAATTTTTCAAATGGCATCCAAAAACCCTAAATAAACTAGGACTTGATACCTTTTGGAACTGAAGTAACCTTTTGGCTTTTTGCTCATCGTAGGTGTTCATTTTCCCCCCATGTTTATTAGGCACCTGATGGCAACCCCATCCATTTGAAGAAGGGAGGGTCTGACTATGCTATCTACTCCTTCGCCATGGGACTGACGGCAGTGGGCACTTTATGGAGCTGTTTCTCACTCTTCAAGTACGCCATGCCAAAAAAATAGGAAGCACCAATCCTCAGGACACTACCAACTGTGTGTAGAAATATGTCTCTCTTCATTTTGAACTGCTTTTCTGTGTGTGAAGATGACTTAATTGTACATACTACAGGGATTCAATGAAGTTTGACCAACAGCTATGCACACCACACAGCGATCTTAAACAACATTTACAGAATTTCCTTCAAGTCATCGTATTTTGGACACAATTCCTATTACACTTGCAGCCCCACAAATTATTATGAACCAAGCAAATATTTTTCCTAATGAAAATGAATCGCCTTCTGCAGGGCTTTTGGGAAAGTTTTAATTAATATATTTAATCTGAACGCATCTTTTTCTAAAGGTGAATATATGTACAGTTGGAAATGTCTGacgtgaaaaatatatattgtgtacCCACCTTGTGgacttgaaattaaattaatgtgatatataaaaattaatgactttgctgtttgtatttgttttgtgtttattGATGATCTTTGTTCCAGGTATCCAAGAGTGCCTTGCAATGAAAAGGAAATCAAGTTCCATTTCAAGCAAATAAAGTTATGGATTTTCCAGacaaagcaacaaaaaaagaagaaaggaacaTTTCATAAGTGAAGCTCAGCAACATTTTTACGGTACAAAATCTATGAGGCataaacaaaaatgtttcaGGATAAGATACTCTGTATCTAGAT containing:
- the LOC121418824 gene encoding cytochrome c oxidase subunit 7A2, mitochondrial-like; amino-acid sequence: MNRILAVRSLVPRAGKNFSTSARTQIENKVKESQTRFQAPDGNPIHLKKGGSDYAIYSFAMGLTAVGTLWSCFSLFKYAMPKK